In one Desulfoferula mesophila genomic region, the following are encoded:
- a CDS encoding F0F1 ATP synthase subunit epsilon: MANKILLEVVTPDKLLLSKEVDVVVATGVDGEFGVLHGHVPFLASLAIGEMRFKDGNDTEYAAIAGGFAEVTGEKVTILAEAAELAREIDIDRAQRARERAQQRVEKSRAEEMDYARAEASMQRAIMRLKVAGRTGGLG; this comes from the coding sequence ATGGCCAACAAGATACTGCTGGAAGTGGTCACCCCGGACAAGCTGTTGTTGTCCAAGGAAGTGGACGTGGTGGTGGCCACCGGCGTGGACGGCGAGTTCGGCGTGCTGCACGGCCACGTACCTTTCCTGGCCTCCCTGGCCATTGGGGAGATGCGCTTCAAGGACGGCAACGACACCGAATACGCGGCCATCGCCGGCGGGTTCGCCGAGGTGACCGGGGAAAAGGTGACCATCCTGGCCGAAGCGGCCGAGCTGGCCCGGGAAATCGACATCGACCGGGCCCAGCGGGCCCGTGAGCGGGCCCAACAGCGCGTGGAGAAATCCCGCGCCGAAGAAATGGACTATGCCAGGGCCGAAGCGTCCATGCAAAGGGCCATCATGCGCCTGAAGGTGGCCGGCCGCACGGGCGGCTTGGGCTAG
- a CDS encoding flavodoxin family protein — protein sequence MKMMAMNGSPRKKGWNTVSMLESMLEGARSAGAETELVQLYDLTFSGCISCFSCKRLERKQDGVCAIQDDLTPVLAAIRESCDALVVGTPVYYGCETAGTRAFLERLCFPNGKYDLQRSSLFPRRINTALIYTMNVSEARIAEMGYATGFERTRSMLDRHLGPCELLLATDTLQYADYTCYESEIFDEAAKRRRHEEVFPQDLRKAFELGVRLVA from the coding sequence ATGAAGATGATGGCCATGAACGGCAGCCCGCGCAAGAAGGGCTGGAACACGGTGAGCATGCTGGAGAGCATGCTGGAAGGCGCCCGCTCCGCCGGGGCGGAGACCGAGCTGGTCCAGCTATACGACCTGACCTTCTCCGGCTGCATAAGCTGCTTTTCCTGCAAAAGGCTGGAGCGCAAGCAGGACGGGGTCTGCGCGATACAAGACGATCTGACCCCGGTGCTGGCCGCCATCCGCGAGAGCTGCGACGCCCTGGTGGTGGGCACTCCGGTCTACTACGGCTGCGAGACCGCCGGCACCCGCGCCTTTTTGGAGCGCCTGTGCTTTCCCAACGGCAAGTACGACCTGCAAAGGTCTTCCCTGTTCCCGCGGCGCATCAACACGGCCCTGATCTACACCATGAACGTGAGCGAGGCGCGGATCGCGGAGATGGGCTACGCCACGGGCTTCGAGCGGACCAGGTCCATGCTGGACCGGCACCTGGGCCCCTGCGAGTTGCTTTTGGCCACCGACACCCTGCAGTATGCCGATTACACCTGCTACGAGAGCGAGATTTTTGACGAGGCGGCCAAGCGCCGGCGCCACGAGGAGGTGTTCCCCCAGGACCTTCGCAAGGCCTTTGAGCTAGGAGTGCGCCTGGTGGCGTGA
- a CDS encoding pyridoxamine 5'-phosphate oxidase family protein: MSQNEIKEQIAQYLGSHPFINLATVTAQGAPQAHTVAFAAQGATVYFGTRQDTRKAANMLANPQVAYVVDQDQYAAFTEITGVQMEGVAGQVTDAQEIARANALYAAKFGESATITPSEQHIVFKIGPVRAYFLDYSKGFGHKDLVEY; encoded by the coding sequence ATGAGCCAAAATGAGATCAAAGAGCAAATCGCCCAGTACCTGGGCAGCCATCCCTTCATCAACCTGGCCACCGTAACCGCCCAGGGAGCGCCCCAGGCCCACACCGTGGCCTTTGCCGCCCAGGGGGCCACGGTCTACTTCGGCACCCGCCAGGACACCCGCAAGGCGGCCAACATGCTGGCCAACCCCCAGGTGGCCTACGTGGTGGATCAGGACCAGTACGCCGCCTTCACGGAGATCACCGGGGTGCAGATGGAGGGCGTGGCCGGCCAGGTGACCGACGCCCAGGAGATCGCCCGGGCCAACGCGCTCTACGCCGCCAAGTTCGGCGAGAGCGCCACCATCACCCCCAGCGAGCAGCACATCGTGTTCAAGATCGGGCCGGTGCGGGCCTATTTTCTCGACTACTCCAAGGGCTTCGGCCACAAGGACCTGGTGGAGTACTAG
- a CDS encoding NTP transferase domain-containing protein, which produces MNDTKNQLAVVVLAAGKGTRMHSELPKVLHPLAGRPMIDWVADLAQKMGAAKTVMVVGHRAELVQGHLAGRPGLAFALQQSQRGTGHAVMAAAPELKGFAGQVLILYGDVPGLRPSTVRDLLERQTAQGDDLTVLAMELDPHPAYGRLVLDCAGRLERIVEERDATPAQKAITLVNSGIYVFRGEPLWECLPLLNTDNDQGEYYLTDLVALFIERGYRVGYALAPEPLELQGINSPEDLALLEGRWAANGGKED; this is translated from the coding sequence ATGAACGATACGAAAAATCAGCTGGCGGTGGTGGTGTTGGCGGCGGGCAAGGGCACGCGCATGCACTCCGAGCTGCCCAAGGTTTTGCACCCCCTGGCGGGCCGCCCCATGATCGACTGGGTGGCCGACCTGGCCCAGAAGATGGGCGCGGCCAAGACGGTGATGGTGGTGGGCCACCGGGCCGAGCTGGTGCAGGGGCATCTGGCCGGGCGCCCCGGCCTGGCCTTTGCCCTGCAACAGTCCCAGCGGGGCACCGGCCACGCGGTGATGGCCGCCGCGCCGGAGCTCAAGGGCTTTGCGGGCCAGGTGCTCATCCTCTATGGCGACGTGCCCGGCCTGCGCCCCTCCACCGTGCGCGATCTCTTGGAGCGGCAAACGGCCCAGGGTGACGACCTGACCGTGTTGGCCATGGAGCTGGACCCGCACCCGGCCTACGGGCGGCTGGTGCTGGACTGTGCGGGCCGCCTGGAGCGCATCGTGGAAGAGCGCGACGCCACCCCGGCGCAAAAGGCCATAACCCTGGTAAACTCGGGTATCTACGTGTTTCGCGGGGAGCCGCTGTGGGAGTGCCTGCCTCTGCTGAACACCGACAACGACCAGGGCGAGTATTACCTGACCGACCTGGTGGCGCTTTTTATCGAGCGGGGATACCGGGTGGGATATGCCCTGGCCCCGGAGCCCCTGGAGCTGCAAGGCATCAACTCTCCGGAGGATCTGGCCCTGCTGGAAGGGCGCTGGGCGGCTAACGGCGGCAAAGAGGACTGA
- the atpD gene encoding F0F1 ATP synthase subunit beta, giving the protein MDIVNTGKLTQVIGPVVDVEFADGNLPEIFSALLITNPGINDEEDNLVVEVALHLGDNIVRCIAMDVTEGLTRGLTVKNTGQPIMMPVGDETLGRVLNVVGRPVDGLGPIDAKMYYPIHRPAPSLVDQDTTVNVLETGVKVIDLLVPFPRGGKMGMFGGAGVGKTVIMMEMIHNIAMQHGGISVFAGVGERTREGNDLYHEMKDSGVIDKAALIYGQMTEPPGARARVAISALTAAEYYRDEQGQDVLLFIDNIFRFTQAGSEVSALLGRMPSAVGYQPTLGTDLGELQERITSTTKGSITSVQCVYVPADDLTDPAPATTFAHLDGTVVLSRQIAELGIYPAVDPLDSTSRILDPNYLGEEHYLTARQVQMILQKYKDLQDIIAILGMDELAEDDKLTVARARRIQRFLSQPFHVAETFTGTPGKYVKLEDTIRGFKEIVDGKHDDLPEQAFYMVGGIEEAQERAAQLKGDD; this is encoded by the coding sequence ATGGATATCGTTAACACTGGCAAACTCACTCAGGTAATCGGGCCGGTGGTGGACGTCGAGTTCGCCGACGGCAATTTGCCCGAGATTTTTTCAGCTCTGTTGATTACCAACCCTGGAATCAACGATGAAGAGGACAACCTGGTGGTCGAGGTGGCGCTGCACTTGGGCGACAACATCGTCCGCTGCATCGCCATGGACGTCACCGAGGGACTCACCCGCGGCCTGACCGTGAAAAACACCGGTCAGCCCATCATGATGCCCGTGGGCGACGAGACCCTGGGCCGCGTGCTCAACGTGGTGGGCCGCCCCGTGGACGGCCTGGGCCCCATCGACGCCAAGATGTACTACCCCATCCACCGCCCGGCCCCCAGCCTGGTGGACCAGGACACCACGGTCAACGTGTTGGAGACCGGCGTGAAGGTTATCGACCTTCTGGTGCCCTTCCCCCGCGGCGGCAAGATGGGCATGTTCGGCGGCGCCGGCGTGGGCAAGACCGTCATCATGATGGAAATGATCCACAACATCGCCATGCAGCACGGCGGCATCTCGGTGTTCGCCGGCGTGGGCGAGCGCACCCGTGAGGGCAACGACCTCTACCACGAGATGAAGGACTCCGGGGTTATCGACAAGGCCGCTCTGATCTACGGCCAGATGACCGAGCCTCCGGGGGCCCGCGCCCGCGTGGCCATCTCCGCCCTTACCGCGGCCGAGTATTACCGCGATGAGCAGGGCCAGGACGTGCTGTTGTTCATCGACAACATCTTCCGCTTCACCCAGGCGGGCTCCGAGGTCTCGGCGCTCTTGGGCCGCATGCCCTCCGCCGTGGGTTATCAGCCCACCCTGGGTACCGACCTGGGCGAGCTGCAGGAGCGCATCACCTCCACCACCAAGGGGTCCATCACCTCGGTGCAGTGCGTGTACGTGCCCGCCGACGACCTCACCGACCCGGCGCCGGCCACCACCTTCGCCCACTTGGACGGAACCGTGGTGCTCTCGCGTCAGATCGCCGAGCTGGGCATCTACCCCGCGGTGGACCCGCTGGACTCCACCAGCCGCATCCTCGACCCCAACTACCTGGGCGAGGAGCACTACCTGACCGCCCGCCAGGTGCAGATGATCCTGCAGAAGTACAAGGACCTGCAGGACATCATCGCCATCCTGGGCATGGACGAGTTGGCCGAGGACGACAAGCTGACCGTGGCCCGCGCCCGGCGCATCCAGCGTTTCCTCTCCCAGCCCTTCCACGTGGCCGAGACCTTCACCGGCACCCCGGGCAAGTACGTGAAGCTGGAGGACACCATCCGCGGCTTCAAGGAGATCGTGGACGGCAAGCACGACGACCTTCCCGAGCAGGCCTTCTATATGGTCGGCGGCATCGAGGAAGCCCAGGAGCGCGCCGCCCAGTTGAAGGGCGACGACTAG
- the glmS gene encoding glutamine--fructose-6-phosphate transaminase (isomerizing) — MCGIIGYLGPQDAVGVIMDGLARLEYRGYDSAGLVVVDPQGEFAVRRAQGKLANLAAKLVERPVSGTLGMGHTRWATHGRPSETNAHPHLAGEVAVVHNGIIENYLELKNELAQAGHEFSSETDTEIAAHLVSQQFKEGATDLEDAVRRALGRIRGSYALVILDRRFPDQIIGARKDSPLVLGLGQEGEYFLASDVPAFLAHTNRVVFLNDGDLVVIKGGSYQISDLAGNPQQRQETTISWSPAMAEKAGYKHFMQKEIFEQPRALVDTLAGRVKAGEAEVFLPDLGLDAEALKKVRRLVLLACGTSWHAALVGKFWLEGLAKVPTEVDLGSEFRYRDPLVGPGDLVVAISQSGETADTLAAVREATAKGAQAVAVCNVVGSTLTREAAGVIYTHAGPEIGVASTKAFTTQLVVLFLLALHLGRVRGTLGDERARALVEDLVQLPGLLGQALEREAEVVAVAERFAQAQDFLFLGRGLCYPIALEGALKLKEISYIHAEGYPAGEMKHGPIALIDQEMPVVVLANHNEVLEKVLSNMEEVKARQGILIAVTESDNTAACSQAEMVIGVPPCPSLLAPIMLTVPLQLLAYHVAVLRGTDVDQPRNLAKSVTVE; from the coding sequence ATGTGCGGCATCATCGGCTACTTGGGTCCGCAAGACGCGGTGGGGGTCATCATGGACGGCCTGGCCCGGCTGGAGTACCGGGGCTATGACAGCGCCGGCCTGGTCGTGGTCGACCCGCAAGGCGAGTTCGCGGTGCGCCGGGCCCAGGGCAAGCTGGCCAACCTGGCGGCCAAGCTGGTCGAGCGCCCGGTGAGCGGCACCTTGGGCATGGGCCACACCCGCTGGGCCACCCACGGCCGCCCCAGCGAGACCAACGCCCACCCCCACCTGGCCGGCGAGGTTGCGGTGGTGCACAACGGCATCATCGAGAACTATCTGGAGCTCAAGAACGAACTGGCCCAGGCGGGGCATGAGTTTTCTTCCGAGACCGACACCGAGATCGCGGCCCATTTGGTAAGCCAGCAGTTCAAGGAGGGGGCCACGGACCTGGAGGACGCGGTGCGCCGGGCCCTGGGGCGCATCCGGGGCTCCTACGCCCTGGTCATCCTGGACCGCCGCTTCCCGGACCAGATAATCGGGGCGCGCAAGGATTCGCCCCTGGTGCTGGGCCTGGGCCAGGAGGGGGAATATTTCCTGGCCTCGGACGTGCCCGCCTTCTTGGCCCACACCAACCGGGTGGTGTTCTTGAACGACGGCGACCTGGTGGTGATCAAGGGCGGCTCCTACCAGATCAGCGATCTGGCGGGCAATCCCCAACAGCGCCAAGAGACCACCATCTCCTGGTCCCCGGCCATGGCCGAAAAGGCCGGGTACAAGCATTTCATGCAAAAGGAGATCTTCGAGCAGCCCCGGGCCCTGGTGGACACCCTGGCCGGGCGGGTCAAGGCGGGCGAGGCCGAGGTGTTTTTGCCCGATCTGGGTCTGGATGCGGAGGCCCTGAAAAAGGTGCGCCGCCTGGTGCTGTTGGCCTGCGGCACCAGCTGGCACGCCGCCCTGGTGGGCAAGTTCTGGCTGGAGGGGCTGGCCAAGGTGCCCACCGAGGTGGATTTGGGCAGCGAGTTCCGTTACCGCGACCCCCTGGTGGGGCCGGGCGACCTGGTGGTGGCCATCAGCCAGTCCGGCGAGACCGCCGACACCCTGGCCGCGGTGCGCGAGGCCACGGCCAAGGGGGCTCAGGCGGTGGCGGTGTGCAACGTGGTGGGCTCCACCCTCACCCGCGAGGCGGCGGGGGTGATCTATACCCACGCCGGACCGGAGATCGGGGTGGCCTCCACCAAGGCCTTCACCACCCAGCTGGTGGTGCTGTTTCTCTTGGCCCTGCACCTGGGGCGGGTGCGCGGCACGCTGGGCGACGAGCGGGCCCGCGCGCTGGTGGAAGACCTGGTGCAGCTTCCCGGCCTGCTGGGCCAGGCCCTGGAGCGCGAGGCCGAGGTGGTGGCGGTGGCCGAGCGCTTCGCCCAGGCCCAGGACTTCTTGTTCCTGGGCCGGGGGCTCTGCTACCCCATCGCCCTGGAAGGCGCCCTGAAGCTCAAGGAGATCAGCTACATCCACGCCGAGGGCTATCCCGCGGGGGAGATGAAGCACGGGCCCATCGCCTTGATCGACCAGGAGATGCCGGTGGTGGTCTTGGCCAACCACAACGAAGTGTTGGAAAAGGTGCTCTCCAACATGGAGGAGGTCAAGGCTCGTCAGGGAATCTTGATCGCGGTGACCGAGTCCGACAACACGGCGGCGTGTTCCCAGGCAGAGATGGTGATCGGCGTGCCGCCCTGTCCCTCCCTGTTGGCCCCCATAATGCTCACCGTGCCTTTGCAGCTTTTGGCTTACCATGTGGCGGTATTGCGCGGCACCGACGTGGATCAGCCGCGAAATCTGGCCAAAAGCGTTACCGTGGAATGA
- the zapB gene encoding cell division protein ZapB gives MDLSVFNQLEQRVEELLARLRDVGQENAELRNRLEEKDRELSEMMELASEAEAERNQIRQKVEQLLGKLETL, from the coding sequence ATGGACCTTAGCGTATTCAACCAGCTTGAGCAACGGGTGGAGGAGCTCTTGGCGCGTCTCAGGGACGTGGGCCAGGAGAACGCCGAATTGCGCAACCGGTTGGAGGAAAAAGACAGAGAGTTGTCCGAGATGATGGAGCTGGCCAGCGAGGCCGAGGCCGAGCGCAACCAGATCCGCCAAAAGGTGGAACAGCTCCTGGGCAAGCTGGAGACTCTCTGA
- a CDS encoding TIGR00282 family metallophosphoesterase, whose amino-acid sequence MERSGPGMNILMVGDVFGSPGRRCLKSLLPGLRQRLSLDLVVVNGENASGGLGISTRVAQEIFSYGANVITTGNHVWRQRDLVPLLEDEPRLLRPANYPPDAPGKGWALAETKSGRRVGVINLEGRVFMNPLEDPFRVADEILAGPLRKLKVILVDMHGEATSEKQALGRYLDGRVSAVLGTHTHVPTADERILTGGTAYQTDVGFTGPVESVIGMDPKTATHRLRTFRPKPFKVAAGPAALGATLVSVDPETGKATRIERIYERLD is encoded by the coding sequence GTGGAAAGGTCCGGACCCGGCATGAACATCCTGATGGTGGGCGACGTGTTCGGCTCGCCGGGGCGCCGCTGCCTCAAGAGCCTGCTGCCCGGCCTGCGTCAGCGCCTGTCCCTGGATTTGGTGGTGGTCAACGGCGAGAACGCCTCCGGCGGCCTGGGCATTAGCACTCGGGTGGCCCAGGAGATTTTCAGCTACGGCGCGAACGTGATCACCACCGGCAACCACGTATGGCGCCAGCGCGACCTGGTGCCCCTGTTGGAAGACGAGCCCCGCCTGCTGCGCCCGGCCAACTACCCCCCCGATGCCCCCGGCAAGGGCTGGGCCCTGGCCGAGACCAAGTCCGGCCGCCGGGTGGGGGTGATCAACCTGGAGGGCCGGGTGTTCATGAATCCCCTGGAAGACCCCTTCCGGGTGGCCGACGAGATCCTGGCCGGTCCCCTGCGCAAGCTCAAGGTGATCCTGGTGGACATGCACGGCGAGGCCACCAGCGAAAAGCAGGCCCTGGGCCGCTACCTGGACGGCCGGGTCAGCGCCGTGTTGGGCACCCACACCCATGTGCCCACCGCCGACGAGCGCATCCTGACCGGGGGCACCGCCTACCAGACCGACGTGGGCTTCACCGGGCCGGTGGAATCGGTGATCGGCATGGACCCCAAGACCGCCACCCACCGCCTGCGCACCTTCCGCCCCAAGCCCTTCAAGGTGGCCGCGGGCCCGGCGGCCCTGGGCGCCACCCTGGTAAGCGTGGACCCCGAGACCGGCAAGGCCACCCGCATCGAGCGCATCTACGAGAGGCTGGATTAG
- a CDS encoding cell division protein ZapA, protein MAKPITVEILGNEYVLRSEAGEERVRQVAELLNQRLEEVMAANRTSSTLSAAVLAALNITNELLHLRDQQEKLFQEIEAKTERLLLLIEEQKA, encoded by the coding sequence TTGGCCAAGCCAATCACCGTGGAAATATTGGGCAACGAGTACGTGCTTCGCTCCGAGGCGGGCGAGGAGAGGGTGCGCCAAGTGGCGGAGCTCTTGAATCAACGCCTGGAAGAAGTCATGGCGGCCAACAGAACCAGCTCCACCCTTTCCGCGGCGGTATTGGCCGCCCTTAACATAACTAATGAACTCCTGCATTTACGAGATCAGCAGGAGAAACTGTTCCAGGAGATCGAGGCTAAAACCGAAAGGCTCCTCCTTTTGATCGAGGAGCAGAAAGCTTAG
- a CDS encoding winged helix-turn-helix transcriptional regulator — protein sequence MEKTLALIGSKWKVLILRELSSGLKRFGELHRGMGGISQKMLTQQLRQMEADGLVRRRAYAEVPPRVEYSLTATGRSLEPVLAAVAQWGQRYLDTQGHPERSGENPA from the coding sequence GTGGAAAAAACCCTGGCCCTCATCGGCAGCAAGTGGAAGGTGCTCATCCTCCGGGAGCTTTCTTCGGGGCTCAAGCGCTTCGGGGAACTGCACCGGGGGATGGGCGGCATCAGCCAAAAGATGCTCACCCAGCAGTTGCGCCAAATGGAGGCCGACGGGCTGGTGCGGCGCCGGGCCTATGCCGAGGTGCCCCCCCGGGTGGAGTATTCCCTCACCGCCACCGGCCGCAGCCTGGAGCCGGTGCTGGCGGCCGTGGCCCAGTGGGGCCAGCGCTATCTGGACACCCAGGGCCACCCCGAACGGTCCGGGGAGAACCCGGCCTAG
- a CDS encoding 4Fe-4S binding protein, with amino-acid sequence MEVKRVKLIYFSPTKTTQKVLESIAKGIGAQDVEHFDLTLPEGAGQTITPFSEGDLVILGAPVYGGRLPVVAIERFERIKAAGTLAVPVVLYGNREFEDALLELKNLALELGFQPVAGGAFVGEHSFETEDSPIAHGRPDGQDAQKAVDFGAKIKDKVAALASPQALGELEIPGRFPYEGGAMAMSISPVSLEEACTLCGTCATVCPTAAITVEDSVVTEVELCIRCSACIKNCPTGARVWEDARVLKMIDWLHDNCGARKEPRVFGVG; translated from the coding sequence ATGGAAGTCAAGCGGGTAAAGCTCATCTATTTCTCACCCACCAAGACCACCCAAAAGGTGTTGGAAAGCATAGCCAAGGGCATCGGGGCCCAGGACGTCGAGCATTTCGATCTGACCCTGCCGGAGGGAGCCGGCCAGACCATCACGCCCTTTAGCGAGGGTGATCTGGTGATCCTGGGGGCGCCGGTTTACGGCGGCCGCCTGCCCGTCGTGGCCATCGAGCGCTTTGAGCGGATCAAGGCCGCCGGCACCCTGGCGGTTCCCGTGGTGCTCTACGGCAACCGGGAGTTCGAAGACGCCCTGCTGGAGCTGAAGAACCTGGCCCTCGAGCTGGGCTTCCAGCCGGTGGCCGGCGGCGCTTTCGTCGGGGAGCATTCCTTCGAAACCGAGGACTCCCCCATCGCCCACGGACGCCCGGACGGCCAGGACGCGCAAAAGGCCGTGGATTTCGGGGCCAAGATCAAGGACAAGGTCGCGGCCCTGGCCTCGCCCCAGGCGCTGGGGGAGCTGGAAATTCCCGGCAGGTTCCCCTATGAAGGCGGAGCGATGGCCATGTCCATCTCGCCGGTCAGCCTGGAGGAAGCCTGCACGCTTTGCGGCACCTGCGCCACCGTGTGCCCCACCGCGGCCATCACCGTCGAGGACAGCGTGGTCACCGAGGTCGAGTTGTGCATCCGCTGCAGCGCCTGCATAAAAAACTGTCCCACCGGGGCCCGGGTTTGGGAAGACGCCAGGGTGTTGAAAATGATCGACTGGTTGCATGACAACTGCGGCGCCCGCAAGGAGCCGCGGGTTTTCGGAGTCGGTTAG
- the rny gene encoding ribonuclease Y, translating into MSTPIALVGILLALLLGVALGYIIRLRLAASRLESVEALSQKIVDEARREAETLKKEALLQAKDQLYQMKLDLESESKERRSELTQWEKRLDKKEETLDRKASTLDSRENEYLKRDSELVKMREDTAERLKEYEGLVTEQKATLERLAGMTQDQAKAELIANIESQARHDSAKTLMRIEAETKEASQKKAQEILGLACKRYAGDYAVEKTVSVVALPNDEMKGRIIGREGRNIRAIEAATGIDLIIDDTPEAVIISGFNPLRREVARRSLERLISDGRIHPARIEEVVKKIETEVDASVKEAGEQATFDVGVHGIHPEIIKLIGRLKYRSSYAQNVLIHSLEVAFLCGIMASELGLNPQQAKRAGLLHDIGKAVDHEIEGPHAVIGADLAKRYGEKPHIVHALAAHHEDVAPDSVLDVLVQAADALSGARPGARREMLESYVRRLEDLERIATAHKGVASAYAIQAGRELRIVLETERTSDDMALMISHDVARKIEEELTYPGQIKVTVIRETRAVDYAK; encoded by the coding sequence ATGTCTACCCCCATTGCCCTTGTCGGCATATTACTTGCCCTGCTCCTGGGGGTGGCTCTCGGCTATATCATCCGCCTCAGGTTGGCGGCCAGCCGCCTGGAATCGGTGGAGGCCCTCAGCCAAAAAATCGTGGACGAGGCCCGCCGCGAAGCCGAGACTCTGAAAAAAGAGGCCCTTCTCCAGGCCAAGGACCAGCTCTATCAGATGAAGCTGGACCTGGAGTCCGAGAGCAAGGAGCGCCGCAGCGAACTGACCCAATGGGAAAAACGCCTGGATAAGAAAGAGGAGACCTTGGATCGCAAGGCCTCCACCCTGGATTCCCGCGAAAACGAGTACCTCAAGCGCGACAGCGAACTGGTCAAGATGCGCGAGGACACCGCCGAGCGCCTGAAGGAATACGAAGGCCTGGTGACCGAGCAAAAGGCCACCCTGGAGCGCCTGGCCGGCATGACCCAGGATCAGGCCAAGGCCGAGCTGATCGCCAACATCGAATCCCAAGCCCGCCACGACAGCGCCAAGACCCTGATGCGCATCGAAGCCGAGACCAAGGAAGCGTCCCAGAAAAAGGCCCAGGAAATCCTGGGCTTGGCCTGTAAGCGCTACGCCGGCGACTATGCGGTGGAAAAGACGGTGAGCGTGGTGGCCCTGCCCAACGACGAGATGAAGGGCCGCATCATCGGCCGCGAGGGCCGCAACATCCGGGCCATCGAAGCGGCCACCGGTATCGACCTGATCATCGACGACACCCCCGAAGCGGTTATCATCAGCGGCTTCAACCCCCTGCGCCGCGAAGTGGCCCGCCGCTCCCTGGAGCGCCTCATCAGCGACGGCCGCATCCACCCCGCGCGCATCGAAGAGGTGGTCAAGAAGATCGAGACCGAGGTGGACGCCAGCGTGAAGGAGGCGGGCGAGCAGGCCACCTTCGACGTGGGCGTGCACGGTATCCATCCCGAGATCATCAAGCTAATCGGCCGGTTGAAGTACCGTTCCTCCTACGCGCAGAACGTCCTGATCCATTCCCTGGAGGTGGCCTTCCTCTGCGGCATCATGGCCAGCGAGCTGGGCCTGAACCCCCAGCAGGCCAAGCGGGCGGGGCTTTTGCACGACATCGGCAAGGCGGTGGACCACGAGATCGAAGGCCCCCACGCCGTCATCGGGGCCGACCTGGCCAAGCGCTACGGCGAAAAGCCCCACATCGTGCACGCCCTGGCCGCCCACCACGAGGACGTGGCCCCCGACAGCGTGCTGGACGTGCTGGTGCAGGCGGCCGACGCCCTGTCCGGGGCCCGCCCCGGCGCGCGCCGCGAGATGCTGGAATCCTACGTCAGGCGCCTGGAAGACCTGGAGCGCATCGCCACCGCTCACAAGGGAGTGGCCAGCGCCTACGCCATCCAGGCGGGCCGTGAGCTGCGCATCGTGTTGGAGACCGAGCGCACCAGCGACGACATGGCCCTGATGATCTCCCACGACGTGGCCCGCAAGATCGAGGAAGAGTTGACCTATCCCGGCCAGATCAAGGTTACGGTCATCCGCGAGACCCGGGCGGTGGATTACGCCAAGTAG